From one Oceanimonas doudoroffii genomic stretch:
- a CDS encoding amino acid ABC transporter permease, translated as MYKDTLTPERPAPVSRKGLTGWLRTNLFSGPLNSAVTLLGLYGLYLILVPIIDWALLSADWTGVSRDACTSGGACWVFITNRLQQFTYGFYPSDELWRINLTFVLFVAQLLWLALPRLPGKMWLGPFMVLVFPLIAWVLLYGGWFGLTEVPTHNWGGLTLTLILAVVGITAALPIGTLLALGRRSHMPIVRSLSVVFIEFWRGVPLITVLFMSSVMLPLFVPEELTLDKLVRAMIGIIFFQSAYMAEVVRGGLQAIPRGQYEAAAALGLNYWKMMVLIVLPQALKLMIPGIVNTFIALFKDTSLVLIIGLFDLLAIVQAGLADPNWLGYATEGYVFAGLVFWVFCYGMSKYSQYLERKLHTGHKKR; from the coding sequence ATGTACAAAGACACCCTGACGCCGGAACGTCCGGCGCCCGTTTCCCGCAAGGGGTTAACCGGCTGGCTCAGGACCAACCTGTTCTCCGGCCCCCTGAACTCGGCGGTCACCCTGCTGGGCCTGTACGGTCTCTATCTGATCCTGGTGCCCATTATCGACTGGGCCCTGCTCAGTGCCGACTGGACCGGTGTCAGCCGGGACGCCTGTACCAGCGGCGGCGCCTGCTGGGTCTTTATCACCAACCGGTTGCAACAGTTCACCTACGGCTTTTACCCAAGCGATGAACTGTGGCGCATCAACCTGACCTTTGTGCTCTTTGTGGCCCAGCTGCTGTGGCTGGCCCTGCCCCGGCTGCCGGGCAAAATGTGGCTGGGCCCCTTTATGGTGCTGGTATTTCCGCTCATTGCCTGGGTGTTGCTCTACGGCGGCTGGTTTGGCCTGACCGAAGTGCCCACTCACAACTGGGGCGGCCTGACCCTGACCCTGATACTGGCGGTGGTGGGCATTACCGCCGCCCTGCCCATCGGCACCCTGCTGGCCCTGGGCCGGCGCTCGCACATGCCGATAGTACGCAGCCTGTCGGTGGTGTTTATCGAGTTCTGGCGCGGCGTGCCCCTGATCACGGTACTGTTTATGTCGTCGGTGATGCTGCCGCTGTTCGTGCCCGAGGAGCTGACCCTCGACAAGCTGGTGCGGGCCATGATCGGCATCATCTTCTTTCAGTCTGCCTACATGGCCGAAGTGGTGCGTGGTGGCCTGCAGGCCATTCCTCGGGGCCAGTATGAGGCGGCCGCGGCACTGGGCCTGAACTACTGGAAAATGATGGTGCTGATCGTGCTGCCCCAGGCGCTGAAGCTGATGATTCCGGGCATCGTCAACACCTTTATTGCCCTGTTCAAGGATACCAGCCTGGTGCTGATCATCGGCCTGTTCGATCTGCTGGCCATCGTCCAGGCGGGGCTGGCCGATCCCAACTGGCTGGGGTATGCCACCGAAGGC
- the lysS gene encoding lysine--tRNA ligase produces MTTEQQLDENKLIAERRAKLEQIRKDCPANGHPNDFRREHLAADLQAEFGEHDKDTLESLGKVASVAGRIMAKRGPFLALQDMSGRIQAYATKDAQKLIKDQYNGLDIGDIIGVTGTLHKSGKGDLYVNMDSFKLLTKALRPLPEKFHGLSDQETRYRQRYLDLITNEDSRQTFVVRSRVMAAIRGFMNSHGFMEVETPMMQVIPGGASARPFITHHNALDLDMYLRIAPELYLKRLVVGGFEKVFEINRNFRNEGLSPRHNPEFTMMEFYWAYADYRDLMDFTEEMLRTVTTEVLGSAEVQYGEETFDFGKPFARLSMKDAILKYNPEVTQDQLATFESACEVAKDLKIKVEKTWGLGRVITEIFEETAEHRLIQPTFITEYPAEVSPLARRNDEDPSITDRFEFFIGGREIANGFSELNDAEDQAQRFRDQVEQKDAGDDEAMFYDEDYVTSLEHGLPPTAGQGIGIDRLVMLLTDSHTIRDVILFPTLRPQR; encoded by the coding sequence ATGACGACAGAGCAGCAACTAGACGAGAACAAGCTCATTGCCGAGCGCCGGGCCAAGCTCGAGCAGATCCGCAAGGACTGCCCGGCCAATGGTCACCCCAACGATTTTCGCCGCGAACACCTGGCCGCCGATCTGCAGGCCGAGTTTGGCGAGCACGACAAGGACACCCTCGAGTCTCTCGGCAAGGTGGCTTCCGTGGCCGGCCGCATCATGGCCAAGCGTGGCCCCTTCCTGGCCCTGCAGGACATGTCCGGCCGTATTCAGGCCTATGCCACCAAGGATGCCCAGAAGCTGATCAAGGATCAGTATAACGGCCTCGACATTGGTGACATCATCGGCGTGACCGGCACCCTGCACAAATCCGGCAAGGGCGACCTCTACGTCAACATGGACAGCTTCAAACTGCTGACCAAGGCCCTGCGCCCGTTGCCGGAGAAATTCCACGGCCTGTCCGACCAGGAAACCCGCTACCGCCAGCGCTACCTGGACCTGATCACCAACGAAGACTCCCGCCAGACCTTTGTGGTGCGTTCCAGGGTCATGGCCGCCATTCGCGGCTTTATGAATAGCCACGGCTTTATGGAAGTGGAAACTCCCATGATGCAGGTGATTCCGGGGGGTGCCTCGGCCCGACCGTTCATTACCCATCACAATGCGCTGGATCTGGACATGTACCTGCGTATCGCCCCCGAGCTGTACCTGAAGCGGCTGGTAGTGGGCGGTTTCGAGAAGGTGTTCGAGATCAACCGCAACTTCCGTAACGAAGGCCTGTCGCCCCGGCACAACCCTGAATTCACCATGATGGAATTCTACTGGGCCTATGCCGACTACCGTGACCTGATGGACTTCACCGAGGAAATGCTGCGCACCGTCACTACCGAAGTGCTGGGCAGTGCCGAGGTGCAGTACGGCGAAGAAACCTTTGACTTCGGCAAGCCCTTTGCGCGCCTGAGCATGAAGGACGCCATCCTCAAGTACAACCCGGAAGTGACCCAGGACCAGCTGGCGACCTTTGAGAGCGCCTGTGAAGTGGCCAAGGATCTCAAGATCAAGGTCGAGAAGACCTGGGGCCTGGGCCGTGTGATCACCGAGATCTTTGAAGAGACCGCCGAGCACCGCCTGATCCAGCCGACCTTTATCACCGAGTACCCGGCCGAAGTGTCGCCGCTGGCCCGTCGTAACGACGAGGATCCGAGCATCACCGACCGTTTCGAGTTCTTTATCGGTGGCCGCGAAATCGCCAACGGCTTCTCCGAGCTGAATGACGCCGAAGATCAGGCCCAGCGTTTCCGCGACCAGGTGGAGCAGAAGGACGCCGGTGACGACGAAGCCATGTTCTACGACGAGGACTATGTGACCTCTCTGGAGCACGGCCTGCCGCCCACCGCCGGCCAGGGTATTGGCATCGACCGTCTGGTGATGCTGCTGACCGACTCCCACACCATTCGCGACGTGATCTTGTTCCCGACCCTGCGTCCGCAGCGCTAA
- a CDS encoding amino acid ABC transporter substrate-binding protein produces the protein MTGKGKAALLVAASLMAGTLQAATLDEVKQRGVLKCGVNSGLPGFSNPDDKGVWKGLDVDLCRGIAAAVFNDDGKVQYIPLNAKERLTALQSGEIDVLSRNTTWTSSRDTELGVNFAGINYYDGQGFLINKSLGVSSAKELDGAAICIQSGTTTELNVADYFRRNGIGYSAVVFDTSEQTVQGLEAGRCDVLTSDLSQLYALRIKLSKPDEAVALPEVISKEPLGPSVRQGDDQWFNIVKWTHFAMVNAEELGLTKDNVDGMKSSENPDVRRLLGLEADFGKGMGLDKDWAYRIIKLVGNYGEIFDANVGQDSPLKIERGLNALWTEGGLQYAPPVR, from the coding sequence ATGACAGGCAAAGGAAAAGCAGCCCTGCTGGTGGCCGCCAGCCTGATGGCCGGTACCCTTCAGGCCGCCACCCTGGACGAGGTAAAACAAAGAGGGGTACTTAAGTGCGGTGTTAACAGCGGCCTGCCGGGCTTCTCCAACCCCGACGACAAGGGCGTGTGGAAGGGGCTGGACGTGGATCTGTGCCGGGGCATTGCCGCCGCCGTCTTCAATGACGACGGCAAGGTGCAATATATTCCGCTCAACGCCAAGGAGCGCCTGACCGCGCTGCAGTCGGGCGAAATTGACGTGCTGTCACGCAATACTACCTGGACTTCCAGCCGGGATACCGAGCTCGGCGTCAATTTCGCCGGCATCAACTATTACGACGGCCAGGGATTTCTGATCAACAAGAGCCTGGGCGTCAGCAGTGCCAAGGAGCTGGATGGCGCCGCCATCTGCATTCAGTCGGGCACCACCACAGAGCTGAACGTGGCCGACTATTTCCGCCGCAACGGCATCGGCTACAGCGCCGTGGTGTTCGACACCTCGGAGCAAACCGTGCAGGGGCTGGAAGCGGGCCGCTGCGACGTGCTGACGTCGGACCTGTCCCAGCTGTATGCCCTGCGCATCAAGCTGTCCAAACCCGACGAGGCCGTGGCCCTGCCCGAGGTCATTTCCAAGGAGCCCCTGGGCCCCTCGGTGCGTCAGGGGGATGATCAGTGGTTCAACATTGTGAAATGGACCCATTTCGCCATGGTCAACGCCGAAGAGCTGGGGCTGACCAAAGACAATGTGGACGGCATGAAGAGCAGTGAAAACCCGGACGTACGCCGCCTGCTCGGCCTGGAAGCCGATTTCGGCAAGGGCATGGGGCTGGACAAGGACTGGGCTTATCGCATCATCAAACTGGTAGGTAACTACGGCGAAATCTTTGACGCCAACGTCGGCCAGGACTCCCCCCTGAAGATCGAACGGGGTCTCAACGCCCTGTGGACCGAGGGCGGCCTGCAATACGCCCCACCGGTACGCTGA
- a CDS encoding aminotransferase — translation MTLNTQQWLEADRNTVFHASTPLGQYARGEMGGRIIAGAEGIRIYDSQGTELIDAFAGLYCVNIGYGRPEMAEAMYEQAKKLAYYHTYVGHSNQALIELSRRILDKAPANMSKVYYGLSGSDANETQIKLVWYYNNVLGRPEKKKIISRERGYHGSSVAAGSLTGLPLFHAHFDLPLERIHHTVAPYYYRRGDDSLSEQAFSRWCAEQLEAKILAEGPDTVAAMIAEPVLGTGGIVPPPQGYWSEIRKVLDKYDILLIADEVVCGFGRLGTEFGSLHYDMRPDLMTVAKGLTSAYQPLSGVIVGENVWQTLERGTDDWGAIGHGYTYSGHPMGAAAALCNLDIIERENLVANAEHTGAHLQRRMKETFGGHPLVGECRGIGLLAALEFSADPASRTPLEPALKVGPRIAAACLQQGLIARAMPHGDILGFAPPLVVTPDDIDDIVARTQKAVNTVTDELVRSGEWRPARD, via the coding sequence ATGACCCTGAACACGCAACAATGGCTTGAGGCCGACCGCAACACCGTGTTTCACGCCTCAACCCCCCTTGGACAATATGCCAGAGGCGAGATGGGCGGACGCATCATTGCCGGTGCCGAGGGCATTCGCATTTATGACTCTCAGGGCACCGAGCTGATTGACGCCTTTGCCGGCCTGTATTGCGTCAATATCGGTTATGGCCGCCCCGAGATGGCCGAGGCCATGTACGAACAGGCCAAAAAGCTGGCCTATTACCACACCTATGTGGGCCACAGTAACCAAGCGCTGATTGAATTGTCCCGGCGCATTCTCGACAAAGCGCCGGCAAACATGAGCAAGGTCTATTACGGCCTGTCGGGCAGTGACGCCAACGAAACCCAGATCAAGCTGGTGTGGTACTACAACAATGTGTTGGGCCGCCCCGAGAAGAAAAAGATCATCTCCCGGGAACGGGGCTACCACGGCTCCAGCGTGGCCGCCGGCTCCCTCACCGGGCTGCCGCTGTTTCATGCTCATTTCGATCTGCCGCTGGAACGTATTCATCACACGGTGGCACCCTATTATTATCGCCGGGGTGACGACAGCCTGAGCGAGCAGGCATTTTCCCGCTGGTGCGCCGAGCAGCTTGAAGCAAAAATTCTGGCCGAGGGCCCGGACACGGTGGCCGCCATGATCGCCGAGCCGGTGCTGGGCACCGGCGGCATCGTGCCGCCACCGCAAGGCTACTGGTCCGAAATACGCAAGGTGCTCGACAAATACGACATTTTGCTGATTGCCGACGAGGTGGTGTGCGGCTTTGGCCGGCTGGGCACCGAGTTTGGCTCGCTCCATTACGACATGCGGCCGGATCTGATGACGGTGGCCAAGGGCCTGACCTCGGCCTATCAGCCCCTGTCGGGCGTGATTGTCGGCGAAAATGTCTGGCAGACCCTGGAGCGGGGCACCGACGACTGGGGCGCCATCGGTCACGGCTATACCTACTCCGGCCACCCCATGGGCGCGGCGGCAGCGCTGTGCAACCTGGACATCATCGAGCGGGAAAACCTGGTGGCCAATGCCGAGCATACCGGTGCGCACCTGCAGCGGCGCATGAAAGAAACCTTTGGCGGCCACCCGCTGGTGGGGGAATGCCGGGGCATCGGCCTGCTGGCGGCACTGGAATTTTCCGCCGATCCGGCCAGCCGCACACCACTGGAGCCCGCCCTCAAGGTGGGTCCGCGCATTGCCGCCGCCTGCCTGCAGCAGGGGCTGATCGCCCGTGCCATGCCCCACGGCGACATTCTGGGCTTTGCCCCGCCCCTGGTGGTCACCCCGGACGACATTGACGACATCGTCGCCCGTACCCAAAAGGCGGTGAATACCGTTACCGACGAACTGGTGCGCAGCGGCGAGTGGCGCCCGGCCAGGGATTGA
- a CDS encoding amino acid ABC transporter permease, producing the protein MSSPVKPSAPPVKFWRDPAKRALLFQLVLLCAVAAFIAFIVNNTLNNLSTRGITTGFGFLDDPAGFAIAQSLIPYAETDTYGRTFVVGLLNTLLVSFLGIIGATLLGFVIGVARLSPNWLIARLASAYVELFRNIPLLLQMFFWYFAVLRTLPGPRDSLSLNDSVFLNVRGLYLPEPIPGSGFIWIWPALLLALVLAFWLVRFNHRRQDATGQRLPVWSISLGLVILLPGLTFLALGAPLEWNYPELRGFNFRGGMTIIPEFLALWLSLTVYTAAFIAEIVRSGIQAISHGQTEAAHALGIKDSLTLRLVIIPQALRVIIPPLTSQYLNLTKNSSLATAIGYPDLVSVFAGTTLNQTGQAIEVIAITMLVYLSISLAVSFFMNWFNSRMALVER; encoded by the coding sequence ATGTCGTCACCGGTTAAGCCTTCTGCCCCTCCAGTAAAGTTCTGGCGCGATCCGGCCAAACGGGCGCTGCTGTTTCAGTTGGTACTGCTATGCGCCGTGGCCGCCTTTATCGCCTTTATTGTCAACAACACCCTCAATAACCTCAGTACCCGCGGCATTACCACCGGCTTTGGTTTTCTTGACGATCCCGCCGGGTTTGCCATCGCCCAGTCCCTTATTCCTTATGCCGAGACCGACACCTATGGCCGCACTTTTGTGGTGGGCCTGCTCAATACCTTGCTGGTGTCCTTTCTCGGTATTATCGGCGCTACCCTGCTGGGTTTTGTCATCGGCGTGGCCCGGCTTTCACCCAACTGGCTGATCGCCCGGCTGGCGTCGGCCTACGTGGAGCTGTTTCGCAATATTCCACTGCTGCTACAGATGTTTTTCTGGTATTTCGCGGTGCTGCGCACCCTGCCCGGCCCCCGCGACAGCCTCAGCCTGAATGACAGCGTGTTTCTCAATGTGCGCGGCCTGTATCTGCCCGAGCCCATACCGGGCAGTGGCTTTATTTGGATCTGGCCGGCTCTGCTGCTGGCGCTGGTACTGGCATTCTGGCTGGTGCGCTTCAATCATCGTCGCCAGGACGCCACCGGCCAGCGCCTGCCGGTCTGGTCGATAAGCCTGGGGCTGGTTATTCTGCTGCCCGGCCTCACCTTTCTGGCGCTGGGAGCACCGCTGGAGTGGAACTACCCCGAGCTGCGCGGCTTCAACTTTCGCGGCGGCATGACCATCATTCCCGAATTTTTGGCGTTGTGGCTGTCGCTGACCGTGTATACCGCCGCCTTTATCGCCGAAATCGTGCGCTCCGGTATTCAGGCCATCTCCCACGGCCAGACCGAGGCGGCCCACGCCCTGGGCATCAAGGACAGCCTGACCCTGAGGCTGGTGATCATTCCCCAGGCGCTGCGGGTAATCATACCGCCGCTCACCAGCCAGTATCTCAACCTGACCAAAAACTCGTCGCTGGCCACCGCCATTGGCTATCCGGATCTGGTTTCGGTGTTTGCCGGCACCACCCTCAACCAGACCGGCCAGGCCATCGAGGTGATTGCCATTACCATGCTGGTATACCTCAGCATCAGCCTGGCGGTGTCCTTCTTCATGAACTGGTTCAACAGCCGTATGGCGCTGGTGGAGAGATAG
- the prfB gene encoding peptide chain release factor 2 (programmed frameshift), which translates to MFETNPVYNKLKELSERAQLLRGYLDYDAKKERLEEVNAELEQPDVWNQPERAQALGKERSALETVVNTLEEMDQGIADIGELVELAVEEEDEDTFEEAKSDLDGLEKKLEDLEFRRMFSGEQDASDCYLDLQAGSGGTEAQDWCNMVLRMYLRWGEARGFKTEIIELSEGEVAGIKSATVRFTGEYAFGWLRTESGVHRLVRKSPFDSGGRRHTSFCSAFVYPEIDDDIEIEINPADLRIDTYRASGAGGQHVNRTDSAVRITHEPTGIVVQCQNDRSQHKNRDQAMKQLKAKLYELELQKQNAEKQALEDSKSDIGWGSQIRSYVLDDARIKDLRTGVETRNTQAVLDGGLDKFIEASLKSGL; encoded by the exons ATGTTTGAAACAAACCCTGTGTACAACAAACTTAAGGAGCTGTCTGAACGGGCGCAGCTTCTTAGGGGGTACCTT GACTATGACGCCAAAAAAGAGCGTCTGGAAGAAGTAAACGCCGAGCTGGAACAGCCGGATGTATGGAACCAGCCCGAGCGCGCCCAGGCACTGGGTAAGGAAAGATCCGCCCTGGAAACCGTGGTGAACACCCTGGAAGAAATGGACCAGGGCATCGCCGATATCGGCGAGCTGGTTGAGCTGGCGGTAGAAGAAGAAGACGAAGATACCTTCGAGGAAGCCAAGTCCGACCTGGACGGTCTTGAGAAAAAGCTCGAGGATCTGGAATTCCGCCGCATGTTCTCCGGCGAACAGGATGCGTCCGACTGCTACCTGGATCTGCAGGCCGGCTCCGGCGGCACCGAGGCCCAGGACTGGTGCAACATGGTGTTGCGTATGTACCTGCGCTGGGGTGAAGCCCGCGGCTTCAAGACCGAGATTATCGAACTGTCCGAAGGCGAAGTGGCCGGCATCAAGTCCGCTACCGTACGCTTTACCGGCGAATACGCCTTTGGCTGGCTGCGTACCGAGTCCGGCGTACACCGCCTGGTACGGAAATCTCCGTTCGACTCTGGCGGCCGCCGCCACACCTCGTTCTGCTCCGCCTTTGTCTACCCGGAAATCGACGACGATATCGAAATCGAGATCAACCCGGCGGACCTGCGCATCGACACCTACCGCGCTTCCGGCGCCGGTGGTCAGCACGTTAACCGGACCGACTCGGCGGTGCGTATTACCCACGAGCCCACCGGCATTGTGGTGCAGTGTCAGAACGACCGCTCCCAGCACAAGAACCGTGACCAGGCCATGAAGCAGCTGAAGGCCAAGCTTTATGAGCTGGAGCTGCAAAAACAGAACGCCGAAAAGCAGGCGCTGGAAGACAGCAAGTCCGACATCGGCTGGGGCAGCCAGATCCGTTCCTACGTGCTGGACGATGCCCGTATCAAGGATCTGCGCACCGGCGTGGAAACCCGCAATACCCAGGCGGTGCTGGACGGCGGCCTGGACAAGTTTATTGAAGCCAGCCTCAAGTCCGGGCTGTAA